A genomic window from Scophthalmus maximus strain ysfricsl-2021 chromosome 17, ASM2237912v1, whole genome shotgun sequence includes:
- the nptx1l gene encoding neuronal pentraxin 1 like, with amino-acid sequence MQATRKAICWRLFLCCCLFLETSSQDFGGQTQFICTSVPKDMDICAATLQNSVPGGDLKTTVLQLRETVLQQKETIMNQKETIRELTSKLARCESQSGAEPGDARPGARRKEAGAKNTMGDVSRGPADTLTQLSQTLQSLKQRLENLEQFSRSNNSVQANSLKDLLQSKIDDLEKQVLSRVNSIEESKPGLRNETEQRGRVESTLTSLHQRITDLEKGQRENRPLDKFQLTFPLRTNYMYAKVKKSLPEMYALTVCMWLKSNASPGVGTPFSYAVPGQANELVLIEWGNNPMEILINDKVAKLPFLINDGKWHHICVTWTTRDGVWEAFQDGVKRGSGENLAPYHPIKPQGLLILGQEQDTLGGGFDATQAFVGDLANFHIWDRKLSVGEIYNLATCSSKAQVGNVFAWMETSLDIYGGASKWTFEACRQLN; translated from the exons ATGCAGGCCACGAGGAAGGCGATCTGCTGGAGACTTTTTCTATGTTGCTGCCTGTTCCTGGAGACCTCCTCTCAGGACTTTGGCGGACAGACGCAGTTCATTTGCACGTCCGTGCCAAAGGATATGGACATTTGCGCGGCCACCCTGCAGAACAGCGTGCCGGGCGGCGACTTGAAGACCAcggtgctgcagctgcgggAGACGGTTTTGCAGCAGAAGGAGACGATCATGAACCAGAAGGAGACGATCAGAGAACTCACCTCAAAGTTGGCCCGGTGCGAGAGCCAGAGCGGCGCCGAGCCCGGGGACGCGCGGCCCGGGGCCAGGAGGAAAGAAGCGGGGGCCAAAAACACGATGGGGGACGTATCGAGGGGCCCCGCGGACACTTTGACGCAACTATCGCAGACTTTACAGTCGCTGAAGCAGAGACTAGAGAACCTGGAG CAATTCAGCAGAAGTAACAACTCGGTGCAGGCGAACAGCCTCAAAGACCTGCTCCAGAGCAAAATTGATGACCTGGAGAAGCAGGTGCTGTCCCGGGTGAACAGCATTGAGGAGAGCAAACCCGGGCTCCGGAATGAGACCGAGCAGCGTGGGAGAGTCGAGTCCACCCTCACGTCTCTACACCAGAGGATCACAGACCTggagaaag gtcaaagagaaaacaggccCCTGGATAAATTCCAGCTCACGTTCCCACTGAGAACCAACTACATGTACGCAAAAGTGAAGAAGAGTTTGCCAGAGATGTACGCCCTCACCGTGTGCATGTGGCTCAAGTCCAACGCCTCTCCTGGAGTGGGCACACCTTTCTCCTATGCAGTTCCAGGTCAAGCCAACGAGCTGGTCCTCATAGAGTGGGGCAACAACCCAATGGAGATACTGATAAATGACAAG GTTGCAAAGCTGCCGTTTCTCATCAATGATGGAAAGTGGCATCACATCTGTGTGACCTGGACAACTCGCGACGGTGTCTGGGAAGCTTTCCAAGACGGCGTCAAGAGAGGGAGTGGAGAGAACCTGGCTCCATATCATCCCATCAAACCTCAAGGCCTGCTGATCCTCGGCCAAGAGCAG GACACACTCGGAGGAGGGTTTGATGCCACACAAGCTTTTGTTGGAGACCTGGCAAATTTTCACATCTGGGATCGTAAACTGTCTGTCGGGGAGATTTACAATCTGGCGACTTGCAGCAGCAAAGCACAAGTGGGCAATGTTTTTGCTTGGATGGAGACGAGCCTCGACATTTACGGAGGCGCCTCCAAGTGGACATTTGAGGCTTGCCGCCAGCTCAACTGA